Proteins from a single region of Streptomyces spinoverrucosus:
- a CDS encoding AEC family transporter, which yields MQGVLSGFAVIAIVIGVGYAIGVRGHLGDQGREVLTKLAFHVASPALLFTTLARADLSVIFSSRLLVTALSTAAAAGVFVTVGVVRRWGVGRTTIGALCSSYVNSGNLGIPIAVYVLGDASLVAPVLLFQLVGVTPIALTILDLAGGGEKRPLWQRLLTPLRNPIALGSLAGVAVSAAGVPVPEPVMNPLTLIGNMSVPAVLLAFGISLRGSTLPLRNGERGPVLLAVALKAVAQPLLAWVLAAGVFGLRGAGLLDVVVTSALPAAQNLFTYASSYRVGEVLAREAILLSTVLSVPVLVVVAAVLG from the coding sequence GTGCAGGGGGTGTTGAGCGGCTTCGCGGTGATCGCGATCGTCATCGGGGTCGGGTACGCGATCGGTGTGCGTGGCCACCTCGGCGATCAGGGGCGCGAGGTACTGACCAAGCTCGCCTTTCATGTGGCCTCGCCGGCTCTGCTGTTCACCACCCTGGCAAGGGCCGACCTTTCGGTGATCTTCTCCAGTCGGCTGCTGGTCACGGCTTTGAGCACGGCAGCGGCGGCGGGTGTGTTCGTGACGGTCGGTGTCGTACGTCGGTGGGGTGTGGGGCGTACGACGATCGGCGCCCTGTGCTCCAGTTACGTCAACTCGGGCAACCTCGGCATCCCCATCGCCGTGTACGTGCTGGGCGACGCGTCGCTGGTGGCGCCGGTGCTGTTGTTCCAGCTGGTCGGGGTCACGCCGATCGCGCTGACGATCCTGGATCTCGCGGGTGGTGGCGAGAAACGCCCGCTGTGGCAGCGGCTGCTCACGCCGCTGCGTAACCCGATAGCGCTGGGGTCGCTGGCGGGGGTGGCGGTGTCCGCGGCGGGTGTGCCTGTCCCGGAGCCCGTCATGAATCCGCTGACGCTGATCGGGAACATGTCCGTCCCGGCCGTGCTCCTCGCTTTCGGGATCTCCCTGCGCGGCAGCACCCTTCCCCTGCGCAACGGGGAACGCGGGCCCGTCCTGCTCGCCGTGGCCCTCAAGGCTGTCGCCCAGCCGCTGCTCGCCTGGGTGCTCGCGGCGGGCGTCTTCGGCCTTCGGGGGGCCGGTCTGCTGGACGTGGTGGTGACGTCTGCGCTGCCTGCCGCGCAGAACCTGTTCACGTACGCGAGCAGCTACCGGGTGGGCGAGGTGCTCGCACGGGAGGCGATTTTGTTGTCGACGGTGTTGTCGGTGCCGGTGCTCGTGGTGGTTGCGGCGGTGTTGGGGTGA
- a CDS encoding cytidine deaminase, translating to MTSAVDWDALREVAREAMSHAYAPYSGYPVGVAALVDDGRTVSGCNVENASYGLGLCAECGLVSDLQRTGGGRLTHFTCVNGQGELLVPCGRCRQLLYEFGGPDLLLDTPAGILPLSEMLPQAFGPGHLRS from the coding sequence ATGACCTCCGCGGTCGACTGGGACGCCCTGCGGGAGGTGGCGCGCGAGGCCATGAGCCACGCGTACGCCCCCTACTCCGGTTACCCGGTCGGGGTCGCGGCCTTGGTCGACGACGGTCGTACGGTCTCCGGCTGCAACGTCGAGAACGCCTCGTACGGCCTCGGCCTGTGCGCCGAGTGCGGGCTGGTCTCCGACCTGCAGCGCACCGGCGGCGGCCGGCTGACGCACTTCACCTGCGTGAACGGCCAGGGCGAACTCCTCGTCCCGTGCGGTCGCTGCCGGCAGCTGCTGTACGAGTTCGGCGGCCCCGACCTGCTGCTGGACACCCCGGCGGGCATCCTGCCGCTGTCGGAGATGCTGCCGCAGGCCTTCGGGCCGGGGCACCTCCGCTCGTAA
- the dnaN gene encoding DNA polymerase III subunit beta — MDFRIERGAFAEAVGWAGRALPSRTPVPVLGGLLLAAGAGRLTVCGFDFEAAARMEVDAETGAAGEVLVPGRRLLDICRVLPDGPVSCALEGTRFTVEAGGTEFGLSTLPREEYPALPPQPAAYGTVDADVFAAAVGQVAVAAGRDETLPVLTGVQLRLDGDSMTLAASDRYRYAVRQVGWKPEGEAGGVEALVPARRLLDAARSLGRCGVVRIGLDAGGGLVGFEGGGMRSVVRLLDGRLPAYGALFDVAGAAVAEVECGALAEAVRRVAVVAEASSPVRMDFSADGSVLLRAGYGDDVAAQRLPASLSGAAEVTVAFNPAYLLDALNSFEAPRLRLELLGTGQRALLSALDGEGGEGGGPVRHRHLLMSVRQLV, encoded by the coding sequence ATTGACTTCCGCATCGAACGCGGTGCCTTCGCCGAGGCGGTCGGCTGGGCGGGGCGCGCACTGCCCTCCCGTACGCCCGTACCGGTGCTGGGCGGCCTGCTGCTGGCGGCGGGCGCGGGGCGCCTCACGGTCTGCGGGTTCGACTTCGAGGCGGCGGCGCGCATGGAGGTGGACGCCGAGACGGGGGCGGCCGGAGAGGTGCTGGTACCGGGACGACGGCTGCTGGACATCTGCCGGGTGCTGCCGGACGGGCCGGTGAGCTGTGCCCTGGAGGGGACGCGGTTCACGGTGGAGGCGGGCGGCACCGAGTTCGGGTTGTCGACGCTGCCGCGCGAGGAGTACCCAGCGCTGCCGCCCCAGCCTGCGGCGTACGGCACGGTGGACGCCGACGTCTTCGCGGCCGCCGTCGGCCAGGTGGCCGTGGCGGCCGGGCGGGACGAGACGCTGCCGGTGCTGACCGGCGTACAACTGCGCCTGGACGGCGACTCGATGACGCTGGCGGCCTCGGACCGGTACCGGTATGCCGTACGGCAGGTGGGGTGGAAGCCGGAGGGAGAAGCGGGCGGTGTGGAGGCGCTGGTGCCCGCGCGGCGGCTGCTCGATGCCGCGCGCTCGCTGGGGCGGTGCGGGGTGGTGCGGATCGGGCTGGACGCCGGGGGCGGGCTGGTCGGCTTCGAGGGCGGGGGCATGCGCAGCGTCGTGCGGTTGCTGGACGGGCGGCTGCCGGCGTACGGGGCGCTGTTCGACGTGGCGGGGGCGGCGGTCGCCGAGGTGGAGTGCGGGGCGCTGGCGGAGGCGGTGCGGCGGGTGGCCGTGGTGGCGGAGGCGAGCAGTCCGGTGCGAATGGACTTCTCGGCCGACGGGTCGGTGCTGCTGCGTGCCGGGTACGGGGACGACGTGGCGGCGCAGCGGCTGCCGGCCTCGCTGAGCGGCGCGGCGGAGGTCACCGTGGCCTTCAACCCGGCGTATCTGCTGGACGCGCTGAACTCCTTCGAGGCGCCCCGGCTGCGACTGGAGCTGCTGGGCACGGGGCAGCGGGCGCTGCTGAGCGCGCTCGACGGCGAGGGCGGCGAGGGCGGCGGGCCGGTGCGACACCGGCATCTGCTCATGTCCGTGCGACAGCTGGTCTGA
- a CDS encoding sigma-70 family RNA polymerase sigma factor produces MSDGTATTTTDLDIRLEKHRVELTGYCYRMLGSSFEAEDAVQDTMVRAWRSYDKFEGRSSLRSWLYRIATNVCLDMLTAGNKRARPMDLTESTPLAQAALSPRPDNTWLEPMPDSRVLPTTDDPAEAAVAKESVRLAFMATLQQLPPKQRAVLILREVLAWKASEVAELLGTTVASVNSALQRARATLAEQQQPGAEAAVSDPLDEEQQKLLERYVAAFEGYDMTALTALLHEDAVMTMPPFDLWLHGPADITGFMTTLGSACAGSRLRPVEVNGLPGFAHYKPDPESGGFTAWAVQVLEISDNRITGFHCFLDTKRWFPLFGLPLHLEAEADQVEEGV; encoded by the coding sequence ATGAGCGACGGCACGGCGACTACGACAACGGACCTCGACATCAGGCTGGAGAAACACCGCGTCGAACTGACCGGGTACTGCTACCGCATGCTCGGCTCGTCCTTCGAGGCCGAGGACGCGGTGCAGGACACGATGGTGCGGGCCTGGCGGAGCTACGACAAGTTCGAGGGGCGTTCCAGTCTCAGGTCGTGGCTGTACCGGATCGCGACGAACGTGTGCCTGGACATGCTGACGGCGGGCAACAAGCGGGCCAGGCCCATGGACCTGACGGAGTCGACTCCGCTGGCCCAGGCGGCGCTCTCGCCCCGCCCGGACAACACCTGGCTGGAGCCGATGCCGGACAGCCGCGTGCTGCCCACGACCGACGATCCGGCGGAGGCCGCGGTCGCCAAGGAGTCGGTGCGGCTCGCCTTTATGGCCACCCTTCAGCAACTGCCGCCCAAGCAGCGGGCGGTGCTGATCCTGCGCGAGGTGCTGGCCTGGAAGGCGAGCGAGGTCGCCGAGCTGCTGGGCACGACGGTCGCGTCGGTGAACAGCGCGCTGCAGCGGGCGCGGGCGACTCTCGCCGAGCAGCAGCAGCCGGGCGCCGAGGCCGCCGTCTCCGACCCGCTGGACGAGGAGCAGCAAAAGCTTCTGGAGCGGTACGTCGCGGCCTTCGAGGGCTATGACATGACGGCGCTGACCGCGCTGCTGCACGAGGACGCCGTGATGACGATGCCGCCGTTCGACCTGTGGCTGCACGGGCCGGCCGACATCACCGGCTTCATGACCACCCTTGGCTCCGCCTGCGCCGGCTCCCGGCTGCGGCCGGTGGAGGTCAATGGACTGCCGGGGTTCGCGCACTACAAGCCGGACCCGGAGTCGGGCGGCTTCACCGCGTGGGCCGTGCAGGTGCTGGAGATCTCAGACAACCGGATCACCGGGTTCCACTGCTTCCTCGACACCAAGCGCTGGTTCCCGCTGTTCGGGCTGCCTCTCCACCTCGAAGCGGAGGCCGACCAGGTCGAGGAGGGCGTGTAG
- a CDS encoding thymidine phosphorylase, whose protein sequence is MAMDAISVIRTKRDRGELSDEQIDWVIDAYTRGEVADEQMSSLAMAILLNGMNRREIARWTAAMIASGERMDFSSLSRPTADKHSTGGVGDKITLPLAPLVAACGAAVPQLSGRGLGHTGGTLDKLESIPGWRALLSNEEMLNVLDTTGAVICAAGDGLAPADKKLYALRDVTGTVEAIPLIASSIMSKKIAEGTGSLVLDVKVGTGAFMKTLDDARELASTMVGLGTDHGVKTVALLTDMSTPLGLTAGNALEVRESVEVLAGGGPADVVELTLALAREMLQAAGIRDADPAKALADGSAMDVWRRMIAAQGGDPDAELPVAREQHVIKAPSSGVLTRLDAYDIGVAAWRLGAGRARKEDPVQAGAGVEMHAKPGDTVTEGQPLLTLHTDTPERFDYALQAVAGSYDIAAPGTDFTASPVVLERIA, encoded by the coding sequence ATGGCCATGGACGCCATCTCCGTCATCCGCACCAAGCGGGACCGCGGTGAACTCAGCGACGAGCAGATCGACTGGGTCATCGACGCGTACACGCGCGGCGAGGTCGCCGACGAGCAGATGTCGTCGCTCGCGATGGCCATCCTGCTCAACGGCATGAACCGGCGCGAGATCGCCCGCTGGACGGCGGCGATGATCGCCTCCGGCGAGCGCATGGACTTCTCGTCGCTGTCCCGCCCCACGGCGGACAAGCACTCGACGGGCGGCGTCGGCGACAAGATCACCCTCCCGCTGGCCCCCCTGGTCGCCGCGTGCGGCGCGGCCGTCCCCCAGCTCTCGGGCCGGGGCCTCGGCCACACGGGCGGCACGCTGGACAAGCTGGAGTCGATCCCCGGCTGGCGCGCCCTGCTCTCGAACGAGGAGATGCTGAACGTCCTGGACACGACCGGCGCGGTGATCTGCGCGGCGGGCGACGGGCTGGCCCCCGCGGACAAGAAGCTGTACGCGCTGCGGGACGTCACGGGCACGGTCGAGGCGATCCCCCTGATCGCCTCCTCCATCATGTCCAAGAAGATCGCCGAGGGCACCGGCTCGCTGGTCCTGGACGTGAAGGTGGGCACCGGCGCCTTCATGAAGACCCTGGACGACGCCCGCGAACTGGCCTCGACCATGGTCGGCCTCGGCACGGACCACGGCGTGAAGACGGTCGCGCTCCTCACCGACATGTCGACGCCGCTGGGCCTGACGGCGGGCAACGCGCTGGAGGTCCGCGAGTCGGTGGAGGTCCTGGCGGGCGGCGGCCCGGCGGACGTGGTCGAGCTGACCCTCGCCCTGGCCCGCGAAATGCTTCAGGCGGCGGGCATCCGCGACGCCGACCCGGCGAAGGCTCTGGCCGACGGCTCGGCGATGGACGTCTGGCGCCGGATGATCGCGGCCCAGGGCGGCGACCCGGACGCTGAGCTGCCGGTGGCGCGCGAGCAGCACGTGATCAAGGCCCCGTCGTCCGGCGTCCTGACCCGCCTGGACGCCTACGACATCGGCGTCGCCGCCTGGCGCCTGGGCGCCGGGCGTGCGCGCAAGGAGGACCCGGTGCAGGCGGGCGCGGGCGTGGAGATGCACGCCAAGCCCGGCGACACGGTGACGGAGGGCCAGCCCCTGCTGACCCTCCACACGGACACCCCGGAGCGCTTCGACTACGCCCTCCAGGCGGTGGCGGGCTCGTACGACATCGCGGCCCCCGGCACGGACTTCACGGCGTCGCCGGTGGTGCTGGAACGTATCGCCTGA
- a CDS encoding STAS domain-containing protein: MTYETRTGLPDVDTMPPAEIVLAGPVTRDEVTGLCDEVRALLEATGAPVVVCDVGGLGPPGLAAVDLLARLALTAKRAGGGIRLRDPDPALHALLDLVGLRFEVERQPEQREPALGVEEAVEPGDPVV; this comes from the coding sequence ATGACTTATGAGACCCGCACCGGTCTACCGGACGTGGATACGATGCCCCCCGCCGAAATCGTGCTGGCCGGCCCCGTCACCCGGGATGAGGTGACAGGGCTCTGTGATGAGGTGCGGGCGTTGCTGGAGGCCACAGGGGCCCCAGTGGTCGTATGCGACGTCGGAGGCCTCGGACCACCGGGTCTCGCGGCTGTCGACCTACTGGCCCGACTGGCACTGACGGCCAAACGGGCCGGGGGCGGCATCCGTCTCCGCGATCCCGACCCGGCCCTACACGCCCTCCTCGACCTGGTCGGCCTCCGCTTCGAGGTGGAGAGGCAGCCCGAACAGCGGGAACCAGCGCTTGGTGTCGAGGAAGCAGTGGAACCCGGTGATCCGGTTGTCTGA
- a CDS encoding ABC transporter permease, whose protein sequence is MTTATDVNQPTLQPAAPTGRRLSWPVLLLVIAGALALTSLVRIITGADGITNVSQMSTALQLAVPIGLAGLGGLWAERAGVVNIGLEGMMILGTWFGAWAGFQWGPWTGVLVGIIGGCLGGLLHAFVTVTFNVNHIVSGVAINILALGATRYLAPLAFEGHAGGSAKQSPAVESLGNFTVPGISDGLRELNSQGWFLISDIAGLLGGLVTNVSWLTLIAIALVPATWWILWRTAFGLRLRSCGENPVAAESLGVNVYKYKYLAVIISGGLAGLGGVFLSIVANPFYLEGQVSGRGYIGLAAMIFGNWMPGGLAIGAGLFGYTDSLNLRGGSENVHALLLLGALLLIIGAIWMAVRKKYVNAVITLVVGALVFTWYATTNEVPNQVVSATPYVITLVVLALSAQRLRMPKADGLPYRKGQGK, encoded by the coding sequence ATGACCACCGCGACCGACGTCAACCAGCCCACGCTGCAGCCCGCGGCGCCGACCGGCCGCCGCCTGTCGTGGCCCGTCCTGCTGCTGGTCATCGCCGGAGCCCTGGCGCTGACCTCGCTCGTCCGCATCATCACCGGCGCCGACGGCATCACCAACGTCAGCCAGATGTCCACCGCCCTCCAGCTCGCCGTCCCCATCGGCCTCGCCGGTCTCGGCGGCCTGTGGGCCGAGCGCGCGGGCGTGGTCAACATCGGCCTCGAAGGCATGATGATCCTCGGCACCTGGTTCGGCGCCTGGGCCGGCTTCCAGTGGGGCCCGTGGACGGGTGTCCTGGTCGGCATCATCGGCGGCTGCCTCGGCGGCCTGCTGCACGCCTTCGTGACCGTCACCTTCAACGTCAACCACATCGTCTCCGGTGTGGCCATCAACATCCTCGCCCTCGGCGCCACCCGCTACCTGGCCCCCCTCGCCTTCGAGGGCCACGCGGGCGGCTCCGCCAAGCAGTCCCCGGCGGTCGAGTCCCTCGGCAACTTCACGGTGCCGGGCATCTCCGACGGCCTCAGGGAACTCAACAGCCAGGGCTGGTTCCTGATCTCCGACATCGCCGGCCTGCTCGGCGGTCTGGTCACCAACGTCTCCTGGCTGACCCTGATCGCCATCGCCCTGGTCCCCGCCACCTGGTGGATCCTGTGGCGCACCGCGTTCGGCCTGCGGCTGCGCTCCTGCGGCGAGAACCCGGTCGCGGCCGAGTCCCTCGGCGTCAACGTCTACAAGTACAAGTACCTGGCGGTCATCATCTCCGGCGGCCTCGCCGGCCTCGGCGGCGTCTTCCTCTCCATCGTCGCCAACCCCTTCTACCTGGAGGGCCAGGTCAGCGGCCGCGGCTACATCGGCCTCGCCGCGATGATCTTCGGCAACTGGATGCCGGGCGGACTCGCCATCGGCGCGGGCCTGTTCGGCTACACCGACAGCCTCAACCTGCGCGGCGGCTCGGAGAACGTCCACGCCCTGCTGCTGCTCGGCGCGCTGCTGCTGATCATCGGCGCGATCTGGATGGCCGTACGCAAGAAGTACGTCAACGCCGTGATCACCCTGGTCGTCGGCGCCCTCGTCTTCACCTGGTACGCCACCACCAACGAGGTCCCCAACCAGGTGGTCTCCGCCACGCCGTACGTCATCACCCTCGTCGTCCTGGCGCTGTCCGCCCAGCGGCTGCGGATGCCGAAGGCGGACGGTCTGCCGTACCGGAAGGGACAGGGCAAATGA
- a CDS encoding ABC transporter permease: MKKFDKERVLLAVAGPVIALAVAFVLSAIVLIASGKNPVEPFAVMFEQAGFSDIQVLIVNQASMYYIAALAVAIGFRMNLFNIGVDGQYQLAAMMAAIVGAHMNLPAVIQIPLLLLTAVFTGAFWAGIAGVLKVTRGVSEVVATIMLNAIATSVIGYLWLPSVFGVKVGNNNTTGEMHESGWVPGIDMGAAGEIYGLVVLAVLLGIGYWVVLNRTRFGFDLRASGASESAAAASGVDPKRMVLTAMLISGAIAGLAGLPILMGDTHTYSLNFPTGIGFLGIGIALLGRNSPVGIAFAALLWAWLDKASPELDFHGYDKEIAVIMQGLIVLSVVVSYEAVREWGLRRQQRRVGAELAAGHVLGAHNTKEVAGR, translated from the coding sequence ATGAAGAAGTTCGACAAGGAGCGTGTGCTCCTCGCGGTGGCCGGACCGGTCATCGCGCTCGCCGTGGCCTTCGTGCTGAGCGCGATCGTGCTGATCGCCTCGGGCAAGAACCCGGTCGAGCCGTTCGCCGTGATGTTCGAGCAGGCCGGCTTCTCCGACATCCAGGTGCTGATCGTCAACCAGGCCTCGATGTACTACATCGCGGCGCTCGCGGTGGCCATCGGCTTCCGGATGAACCTGTTCAACATCGGTGTCGACGGCCAGTACCAGCTCGCCGCCATGATGGCCGCGATCGTCGGCGCCCACATGAACCTGCCGGCCGTGATCCAGATCCCGCTGCTGCTCCTCACCGCGGTGTTCACCGGCGCCTTCTGGGCCGGTATCGCCGGTGTCCTGAAGGTCACCCGGGGCGTCAGCGAGGTCGTCGCGACGATCATGCTCAACGCGATCGCCACCTCCGTCATCGGCTACCTGTGGCTGCCCAGCGTCTTCGGCGTCAAGGTCGGCAACAACAACACCACCGGCGAGATGCACGAGTCGGGCTGGGTGCCCGGCATCGACATGGGCGCGGCCGGCGAGATCTACGGCCTGGTCGTCCTCGCCGTACTCCTCGGCATCGGCTACTGGGTCGTCCTCAACCGCACCCGCTTCGGCTTCGACCTGCGCGCCTCCGGCGCCTCCGAGAGCGCCGCCGCGGCCAGCGGTGTGGACCCCAAGCGCATGGTGCTCACCGCCATGCTGATCTCCGGCGCCATCGCCGGACTCGCGGGCCTGCCCATCCTGATGGGCGACACCCACACCTACAGCCTCAACTTCCCCACCGGCATCGGCTTCCTGGGCATCGGCATCGCCCTGCTCGGCCGCAACAGCCCGGTCGGCATCGCGTTCGCCGCCCTGCTGTGGGCCTGGCTCGACAAGGCGTCGCCCGAGCTGGACTTCCACGGCTACGACAAGGAAATCGCGGTCATCATGCAGGGCCTGATCGTGCTGTCGGTCGTCGTCTCGTACGAGGCCGTCCGCGAATGGGGCCTGCGCCGCCAGCAGCGCCGGGTCGGCGCCGAACTCGCCGCCGGTCACGTCCTCGGCGCCCACAACACGAAGGAGGTGGCTGGCCGATGA
- a CDS encoding MFS transporter — MTPASTGASTVVGATSAVPVVDSRMAPGGPGYRRMSFALFLAGVATFALLYSTQALLPLISGEFGVTASEASWTVAASTGGLALFVLPMSALSERFGRRTVMTASLAVAVAVGLLVPFTPNLTALVVLRAVQGAALAGLPASATAYLAEEVRPKALITAIGLFVAGNSVGGMSGRVITGWVAQEWGWRAALGVIGVIAVGCAVAFRLLLPAPRHFKPGSLRPRVLARTVRDHLANPLLCRLYAIGALFMTVFGGVYTVIGYRLTEAPFSLPQGIIGSIFLIYLVGTVSASTAGRLVGRLGRRGALYAAGATTAAGLLLSLAGSLPFVLLGLVLITGGFFAGHAVASSAVSKTAVHGRAQAAALYQSAYYVGSSAGSTVGAIAFHAGGWTGTVGVGLLAVLGVVTITVFGTRAARLQRERLTTAA, encoded by the coding sequence ATGACTCCCGCCAGTACCGGGGCGTCCACCGTCGTGGGCGCCACCTCCGCAGTCCCTGTCGTCGACTCCCGAATGGCCCCGGGCGGCCCCGGCTACCGCCGGATGAGCTTCGCCCTCTTCCTCGCCGGTGTCGCGACCTTCGCGCTTCTGTACTCCACCCAGGCCCTACTGCCCCTGATCTCGGGCGAGTTCGGAGTGACGGCGAGCGAAGCGAGCTGGACGGTGGCGGCCTCGACCGGCGGCCTGGCTCTCTTCGTCCTGCCGATGAGCGCGCTGTCGGAGCGGTTCGGACGCCGTACGGTCATGACGGCGTCGCTGGCGGTCGCGGTGGCGGTCGGGCTGCTGGTCCCCTTCACGCCGAACCTGACCGCCCTGGTCGTGCTGCGCGCCGTCCAGGGCGCGGCGCTGGCCGGGCTTCCGGCGTCGGCGACGGCGTATCTGGCCGAGGAGGTCCGCCCGAAGGCGCTGATCACGGCGATCGGCCTGTTCGTCGCGGGCAACAGCGTCGGCGGCATGAGCGGCCGTGTCATCACCGGGTGGGTCGCGCAGGAGTGGGGCTGGCGGGCCGCCCTCGGTGTGATCGGCGTGATCGCGGTGGGGTGCGCGGTGGCCTTCCGCCTGCTGCTCCCGGCGCCGCGGCACTTCAAGCCGGGCTCCCTGCGCCCGCGCGTACTGGCCCGCACGGTCCGCGACCACCTCGCCAACCCGCTGCTGTGCCGCCTGTACGCGATCGGCGCGCTGTTCATGACGGTCTTCGGCGGCGTGTACACGGTGATCGGCTACCGCCTGACGGAGGCGCCGTTCTCGCTCCCCCAGGGCATCATCGGCTCGATCTTCCTGATCTACCTGGTCGGCACGGTGTCGGCGTCGACGGCCGGACGCCTGGTGGGCCGCCTGGGCCGCCGAGGCGCCCTGTACGCGGCGGGCGCGACGACGGCGGCCGGTCTGCTGCTGTCGCTGGCGGGCTCGCTCCCGTTCGTCCTGCTCGGCCTGGTCCTGATCACCGGCGGCTTCTTCGCGGGCCACGCGGTGGCGTCCTCGGCGGTCAGCAAGACGGCCGTCCACGGCCGCGCCCAGGCCGCCGCGCTGTACCAGTCCGCCTACTACGTCGGCTCCAGCGCGGGCAGCACGGTCGGCGCGATCGCCTTCCACGCGGGCGGCTGGACCGGCACGGTCGGCGTCGGCCTGCTGGCGGTCCTCGGCGTCGTGACGATCACGGTGTTCGGCACCCGGGCGGCCCGCCTGCAGCGCGAGCGTCTGACGACGGCGGCCTGA
- a CDS encoding Uma2 family endonuclease yields MSALAAESGSPGNTDWDELVRVWEETDAPEGSKVEIIEGIVTVSPPPSEEHNDTAELVQRRLYTAIPDDWGIYQTLGLACPETGGLFMPDLCVVPRAALRRGTRVHAGEAELVVEVTSKSNANHDRIKKAHGYAVAGVPLYLLLDAWQSGRPTAMLYGEPQSGTYRVLASVEYGEELTLPAPFKLVLDTGIFPLS; encoded by the coding sequence ATGAGCGCACTCGCCGCCGAGTCCGGCTCCCCTGGGAACACGGACTGGGACGAGCTCGTCCGTGTCTGGGAGGAGACGGACGCTCCCGAGGGCAGCAAGGTGGAGATCATCGAAGGGATCGTCACCGTGTCGCCTCCGCCGTCCGAAGAACACAACGACACTGCTGAGCTGGTTCAGCGTCGCCTGTACACAGCGATTCCGGACGATTGGGGCATCTATCAGACGCTCGGCCTCGCGTGTCCGGAGACGGGCGGCCTCTTCATGCCCGACCTGTGCGTGGTACCGAGAGCTGCCTTGCGCCGCGGAACGCGTGTGCACGCCGGCGAGGCGGAATTGGTCGTCGAGGTCACGTCCAAGAGCAACGCGAACCACGACCGCATCAAGAAGGCCCATGGCTACGCTGTCGCGGGCGTACCGCTCTACCTCCTGCTGGATGCCTGGCAGTCGGGGCGTCCCACGGCGATGCTCTACGGGGAACCGCAAAGCGGTACATACCGGGTCCTTGCTTCGGTGGAATACGGTGAGGAGCTGACGCTCCCCGCACCGTTCAAGCTGGTCCTCGACACCGGTATCTTCCCGCTCAGCTGA